The genomic segment CACGATCGACCCGAGCGTGGTCCAGAAGATGGCACCGGCCAGGCTCATCTTGCCCTGGCTCGCGGTGAAGCCGGCCAGCGGCAGGATCACCTCGCTGGGGATGGGCGGGAACAGGTTCTCCAGGGCCACCGCGAGGCCGGCGCCCGGGCCACCGAGCCGTTCCATCAGGCCGGTGACCCAGCCCGCCACTCCGTCGCCGGTCGGTTCCGCGGCCCGCGCGGTGCCCGCCCGGGGGACGGCGAGCAGCTGTGCGTTTCCGATCATCCGACCAACGTTACGGGGCGAAGCCGCGGACGACCACGCGTCATGGAAACCATTATCGTGTACGTCATGCGTACGCCGTTGCGGATCGCCGTCGCCCAGCCGCTGACCCGCTCCCACGACGTCGCGGGCAACGCCGGCCGGCACGCCGACGCGGTACGCGCCGCCGCGGCCCGCGTGGTGGTCTTCCCGGAGATGTCGCTGACCGGGTACGAACTGGACGCCGCGCCGCTGGACCCGGACGATCCCCGGCTCGCGCCGCTGCGCGCGGCGTGCGCCGAGACCGGGACGCTGGCGCTGGCCGGCGCACCGGTGCCCGGACCGCACATCGGGGTGCTCGCGGTCGACGCCGAGGGCGTGCGGGTGGCGTACCGGAAGATGTGCCTGGGTGGCGCGGAGCCGCGGCACATGCGGCCGGGCCGGGAGCCGGCGGTGCTCGATGTGGACGGCTGGCGGCTGGGCCTGGCGGTCTGCAAGGACACCGGCACGCCGGAGCACGCGGCGGCGACTGTGGCGCTCGGCGCGGACGCCTACCTGGCCGGGGTGCTGGAGTCGGCCGACGACGCGGCGGTGCCGGAGGAACGCGCCCGCCGGGTCGCCGCCGCGCACGGCGTGTGGGTGGTGACGGCGAGTTTCGCCGGCTCTACCGGAGGCGGGTACGCCCGCGCCGCGGGCGGTTCGGGGATCTGGTCACCTGCGGGTGAGCCGGTGGTCCGCGCCGGCGCGGACGTCGGCGCGGTGGTCACCGCGACCCTGCACTGACGGATCACCTACGCTGGGCGGAATGGCACCGTCGGAAGGCGCCGGCCCGGAATCGGCAACCCCGCTCGCGAGCGGTCGCACCGCCGACGTGTGGCTGCTGCCCGGCGGGCGGGTGCTGCGCCGCTACCGCGACGGCGGCGACGTGCGGGCCGAGGCCGAGGTGATGCGGTACCTGCACCGCGCCGGATTCCCGGTGCCCCGGGTGCACCAGGCCGAAGGTGCCGACCTGGTGCTCGACCGGGTCACAGGCCCGACGCTTGTGGAGGCACTCCAGGCGGGCACGGTCAGCGCGCCCGCGGCCGCCCACACGCTGGCCGACCTGCACGCCCGCCTGCACTCGCTCCCAGCCCTGCGGTCGGCCGATCCGGCGGTCCGCCTGCTGCACCTCGACCTGCACCCGTACAACGTGCTGCTGACCGCCGCCGGTCCGGTGGTGATCGACTGGACCGACAGCGCCGAGGGCCCGCCGGCACTGGACCGGACGACGACCGCGCTGATCCTCGCGGAGGTCGCAGTGGCTCCGGATCACCCGCTGGCGGCGGCGGCCGGTGAGTTGCTGTCCGCGTACGTCGCCGCGTCCGGGCCGCTCGACCAGTTGGCGGAGGCGGTCCGGCACCGCGCTGCCGGTCGCGCACCCGACCCGGAACGGCTGCCCGAGGCGGCCGCCCTGGTGACAGAGACGATCCGCGCTGTCGCGCCGACTGCGGCTCAGCCCTCGTCGGCGCCGCCGCGCAGCCGCTCGTAGCCGTCGATCAGCTTGCGCAGCGCGGCGGCGGTGACCGGGTCGATCTTGTCGTCCTCGGCGGCGTCCTCGATCTTCTCGCGCAGGTCCTCGACCCGCTTGTCCCGGTCCTTCGGCTTGCCCCGGTCCAGCTCGCCGGCCTTCTTGCGCAGGTCGTCGGCGGTCTTGCGGTCGATCAGCCCGATCGACTCGGCCCGGTCGAGCAGCTCACCGAACCGGTCGCCGAGCTGACGCAGCGTCACCGGTTCGGGTGCCGCCGACGTCGGCGCGGCGCTGCTGGGCTTCGGGGCGGGCGGCTCGGCTGCGCCGGTCGACGGACCGGCAGTCGGCGCGGCGGCCGGTGGCGTGCCGGAGCCGTCGCTCCACAGCAGCGAACCGACGACCGCGAGCAGCAACACCACCGCACCGGCCACCAGCAGGCCGAACAGCCGGTTCGACGAGACCGCCGGGCGCGACGGCGCGACGGGACGCCCCACCGGGCGGGACGCGGCAGCCGGAGACCGCTCGACCAGGGTGGGCGGGTGCGCCACCGGCGCCACGGTCGGCAGGATCGCGGTCGGCGGGTCCACCGGACGGCCCGCGCCGAGCCGGTCGGCGAGCCGGGCCGCCGCGGGCCGCCGCGCCGGGTCCACGTCCAGGCAGGCCAGGACCAGATCGGCGACCTCCGGCGGCAGGCCGGGCACCCGCGGCGGCGGCACCGGCGGGCGGTTGCGCCGCACGTCGAGCACGTCGTCCCAGCTGTGCACCGGCAGAGGCGCCCGGCCGGTGAGGCTGCGGTACAGCAGGACGCCGAGCGCGTACACGTCGCCGGCCGGGTTCGCCGGGCCGGGGTCGAGGCGTTCCGGGGCGAAGTAGGCGGGGGTGCCCATCAGCAGCGCGCCGGTCTGCCCGGTGACCGGGTGCGGGCCGGCGGGCGCGGCGATGCCGAAGTCGAGCACCTTCGCGCCGGTCTCGGTGAGCATCACGTTGGCGGGCTTGATGTCGCGGTGCACCACGCCGATCCGGTGTGCCGCGGCCAGCGCACCGGCGACCTGCCCGGCCGTGCGGACCGCGTCCGGCCAGGCCAGCGGCCCGCCGGCCAGCCGATCGGCCAGCGTCTGACCCTCCACCAGCTCCATCACCAGGTACGGGACGACGACGCCGCTGTCCAGCGTCGCCTCGCCGTAGTCGTACACCTGGGTGACGTGCGGGTGGGTGAGCCGCGCCGCCGCGCGGGCCTCGCGCTGGATCACCGCCCGCAGTTGCGGGTCGGCGGCGAGCTGCCCGGCGAGGGCCTTGACCGCGACGGGCCGGTGCAGCACCTCGTCGTCGGCGCGCCACACCTCGGACATCCCGCCGAGACCGATGCGTTCCCGCAGGACGTACCGGTCGTGCAGGCGCAGGGCGGGCGTGAACGGCGACATGATGCCTCCAGTCTGCCCGTCCGGTCCCCGTGCCCGTCAACCGCCCGGCGCACACCCGCCGATCAGGGCTTGCGGGCGACCCCGCCGTACATGCTGACGTCGACCACCGACGGGCGTGGCTCGGGCTCGCCGTCGGCACGCCACTCGGCGACCGAGCAGACGCCCGGTTCGACCAGCTCCAGGTCGTCGAAGAAGCGCACGATCTCCTCCCGGCTGCGCAGGTTGATCACGCCGTGCGGGCCGCCGCCGCGAGCCGCCGCCTTCGCCTCGGCGGCCACCTCGGCCGGCAGGTAGTCGTGGGTGGCGTGCGAGGCGGCCAGGTAGCTGCCGGCGGGCAGCGCGTCCAGCAGGCGGCCGACGAGCGCGTACGGGTCCTCGCCGTCGGGCACGAAGTGCAGCACCGCCAGCAGCATCAACGCCACCGGCTGGGACAGGTCGAGCGTGCGGTGCAGCTCCGGGTGGGCGAGAATGCGCTCCGGGTCACGCAGGTCCGCGTCGAGGTACGCGGTGGCGCCCTCGGCGGAACTGGTGAGCAGCGCGCGGGCGTGGGCCAGCACGATCGGGTCGTTGTCGACGTAGACGACCCGGGCGCGCGGGTCGGTCGCCTGCGCCACCTCGTGCGTGTTGTCGGCGGTGGGGATGCCGGTGCCGATGTCCAGGAACTGCCGGATGCCCGCCTCGCCGGCCAGGTGACGCACCGCACGGCGCAGGAACCGCCGGTTCTCCAGCGCGCTGATCCGGATGGTCGGGAACCGCTCGGCCATCGCGTCGCCGGAGTCCCGGTCGGCCTGGAAGTTGTCCTTGCCGCCGAGCCAGTAGTTGTACCGGCGGGCGGGGTGCGCCACTGTGGTGTCGATCCGGCCGGCGAGCGGCCCGGAATCGGGTGCCGTACCTGGTGCGTCGCTGCTCAAGGCCGCCTCCACGACTCGCGTGCCGCCGTCCACTGTCTCCGGTCGGCGGCCATGCTACTGCCCGCCTCCGCGCCGTTCAGGCCGGGTACAACTCGTCGCGCAGCCGGGCCAGCATCTCCGGGGTGCGCTCCGGTGGCGCGGCCTCCACGCACAACCGTTCCATCGCCTCGGCGTAGAAGTCGAGGTCGTCGCGCTTGTCCAGGTAGATCGCGCTGGTGAGCTGCTCGATGTAGACGATGTCGGGCAGGTCGGCGTCGCCGAAGCGCAGGATGCTGAACGCGCCGCTGGCCGCGGCGTGCCCGCCGGCCGCGAACGGCACGATCTGCAACCGCACGTGCGGGCCCGAGGTCGCCTCGATCAGCGCGTCCATCTGCTCGCGCATCACGGCGGCGCCGCCGATCGGGCGGCGCAGCACCGCCTCGTCGAGCACCGCCCAGAGCTGCGGCGGGTTCGCGCGCCGCAGCAGCTCCTTGCGCTGCATCCGCAGCTCCACCCGCCGGTCCAGCTCCGCCGCCGACGCGCCGCGGTGGCCGAGCAGGATGACCTCGCGGGCGTACGCGGCGGTCTGCAACAGGCCGGGTACGAACTGCACCTCGTACGTGCGGATCAGCGCGGCCGCCGCCTCCAGGCCCAGGTACGACTGGAACCAGGCGGGGAGCACGTCGCCGTAGCGGTGCCACCAGCCCGGGCTGTTCGCGTCGCGGGCCAGCTTGAGCAGCGCGTCGCGGTCCTGCGGTGCGGTGACGCCGTAGAGCGTGAGCAGGTCTGCCACGTCGCGCTCCTTGAAGCCGACCCGGCCCAGCTCCATCCGGCTGATCTTCGACTCCGACGAGCGGATCTCCCAGCCGGCGGTCTCACGGCTGACGCCGGCGCTCTCCCGCAGCCGGCGCAACTGCCCGCCGAGCAGCATGCGCAGCACTGTCGGACCGCTTGTCGGACCACCCTCGACGGGCACCGTCGCCACCTGACCGCCCTCGCATCCCGACCGCCACGGCCGGGCACCCTCCCGGACCGACGAGTAAGCATGCCATGAACCGACAGTGAGGTGAACTCCTCCGGGCGGACGGTTTCAGTCCCGTGTACGGGACGGCGGAATCAGGTGGTCGAAGTCGCCGTCCCGGGCGCCGAGCACGAAGGCAGCGATCTCGTCCACTGTGTAGATGAGCGCCGGGCCCTCCGGGTGCCGGGAGTTGCGGACCGCGATGCCGCCACCGCCGGGCAGCTCGGCCAGTTCGACGCAGTTGCCGCTGGGGTTGCTGCGGCTGCTCTTGAGCCAGCGCATCGGTGGCAACTCGGTCGCGGGCACGCCGTTCGGAGGTTGCTGCATGGGCGTCCTTCGGGATGAGCCAGCCGAGGCCGCGGGGAGGAGCGGTGGGTGGCGACGTCTGTCGACTGAGGAGTGAGATGCACGTGCATCTGCTATTGCATCTGCAATGGACAGAGAGCATGATAGCCGAAATACGGTGTGCCGGTTCGTTCACGTACGGTGACCCGAGCCCGGCCCCGGGGACGCCGCTCCGCGCGGCTTCGGGACTGCGGTGAGGAGGACGCGTTGGCGGATCCGATGACCATCGCCTCCGGCATCTCCGCGGCGGGCGCGATCGTCTCGGCCTGGCAGTTACGCCGCCGCGCGCTGCGCGCCGAAGCCGAGATCGACCTGCTCCAGGCCGAACTGGCCGCCGAGCGGCACGCCGCCAGCCACGACCCGCTCACCGGGCTGCCGAACCGCCGCGCGTTCTTCCGGCTCGCCGCCGCCCTGCTCACCGACCCCGCCGGCCAGCCGCTCGTCGCCGTCGTGCTCGACCTGGACAACTTCAAGCAGGTCAACGACCGCTACGGGCACGCCGCCGGAGACCAGGTGCTGGTCTGCGTGGCGCAGCGCCTGGCCGCGTTCGCCGGGCCCAACCTGGTCGCCCGGCTCGGCGGCGACGAGTTCGCCGGCCTGCTCGCCAGCCCGACGCCGGACCGCCGGTGGATCGAGCACGCCACCCGGCGGCTCTGCGAGGCGCTCGCCGCGCCGATCCCCCTCGGGGCGCGCAGCATCCAGGTCACCGCCTCGGTCGGGCTCGCGCCGGTGCACTGCCCCACCCAGCTCACCGACGCGCTCTGCCGCGCCGACGCGGCCATGTACGAGGCGAAGACGCTCGGCGCCGCCCGCCCGGCGCGCCAGCTCGTCGCGGAGTGCTGACCGCGCTCCGCCCTTCGGTGGGTCAGCGCCAGCCGTAGCCGGCGCGCAACGCCTGCCCGACCCGGTCGAACCGGGGCCGGTCCAGCACCGCGCCCTCGCGGCGAATGCTGTCCTCGCGCATGGTGAGCACCCGGTCCAGGCGTACCCAGCTCGGCCGATTGTCCCGGTCCCACTCCCCCGGGCCGAGCGCCAGCCAGTGCCGCTGGCCGTCCCGGTCACTCTGACTGGACAGCATCAGCCCGAACAACGTGCGGCTGTTCCGGCCCACCACCAGCACCGGGCGGTCCTTGCCCTGGCGCGGGTCGTCCTCGTACGGCACCCACGTCCAGACGATCTCGCCCGGGTCGGCCTGGCCGTCCGGCTCCGGCGCGTACGACAGCTCGCGGCGCTGCAACGCGCTGACCTGGCGGCGGCGCGCGACCTGGGCCGGGATCGGCCCGCCGGGGCGGGCGGGGGCGGGCACGCCCCGGGTGATCCGGCCGAGCCGCGACGCCACGTTCTTCAACAGACCTGCCACGGCGGGCAGCCTATCGGCCGGGGTACGCGGCCGATGGAATCGGGTCGCCGGTGCGGGTACGCGGTGCCATCATGCCCCGGTGACAGTGCCCCGCCACCAGATCCGCGCCACGTTCACCGACACGTCGGTCACCGTCTACCAGGCGTACCCGCCGGAGATCGCCGACGCGGCACTGCGCGCAGGCCGGTTCGTGCCGCCGTTCAAGCGGGAGCGGATGACTTGGATCAAGCCGTCGTTCCGCTGGATGATGTACCGCTGCGGCTGGGCCCTCAAGCCGGGCCAGGAACGGGTGCTGGCGGTCGACATCAGCCGGGCCGGCTTCGAGTGTGCCCTGCGGCACGCCTGCCTCAGCAGCTACGACCCGCGCCTGCACCCGGACCGGGAGGCGTGGCGGCAGCGCCTGCGGGTCAGCCCGGTGCGGGTGCAGTGGGATCCGGAACGCTCGCTGCGGCTGGCGCCCCTGTCGTACCGCTCGCTGCAGGTCGGGCTGACCGGCGACGCGGTACGCCGATACGTCGACGAGTGGACGGTGGGGCTCACCGACGTCACCGGGCTGGCCCGGTCGGTGCACGGCCGGCTCACCGACGGCGACGAGGCCGGGGCGACGGCGCTGCTGCCGGTGGAGCGGCCGTACCCGCTGCTGGCCGAGGTGGCCCGGATCGTCGACGCCGCCTGAGCAACCCCGGCACCGCACGATGCGGGGCGGGCGCCGCGGGGCGGGGCGCCGCGAGGCGCGCTGTTAATAAGGGGCCCTTCTACTACCGGAGGCGTTAACAGGGGGCCCTTCCTTACGCTGGGGGCGTGCAGCTACCCGACGATCTGCCGCTGTTCGAGCGCAGCGCGGTGCGGCTGGTGGTGCTCGACACCACCGACCGCCTGCTGCTGTTCCACACCCGCGACCCGGATCACCCGGACCTCGGCGTGTGGTGGGAGCTACCCGGCGGCGGGCTGGACCCGGGCGAGACGTACCGGGAGGCGGCCGTCCGCGAACTGCGCGAGGAAACCGGCATTGCCATCGGCCCGGGCGAGGTGGGCGCGCCGACGTGGCGACGGCGGGCCAGCTTCCGGCACCGGCAACGCCGCCACCTCCAGGACGAGGTGATCGTGGCGGTACGGCTGCCCGGCCCCGGGCTGGACGTGGACGAGGCGCTGCGGCTGGACTACGAGGTGGAGGACTACTTCGGGTTCCGCTGGTGGCCGCTGGCCGAGGTGCTCACCGAGCGGCCGCGCTGCTACCCCGGGCGGCTGCCCGAACTGCTGCCCGCTTTCCTGGCCGGTGAGGAGATCGACGAGCCGTTCGAGCTGTGGTCCTGAGCGCGGGCGTGCCACGCGGCGCGCGAGCGGGCAGAGTGGAGCGGTGACTCCCCTGCGCGCACCACTGGCCCGTTACGCCGAGCGGCTGCACCGCGCCGCCGGCGACACCCACCACGTCGCCTCCCCGCTGGGCGCCTGGCTGCTGCTGGCGCTGACCGGCCCGGCCGCCACCGGCGACGCCCGCGCGGCGCTGGCCGAGGCACTGGGTGCCGATCCGGACGACGCCGCCGCCGAGGCCCGGGCGTTGCTCGCCGCGCCGCACCCGATGGTCGCCGCCGCCACCGCGCTGTGGGAACGCACCCCGGCTCC from the Micromonospora sp. WMMA1947 genome contains:
- a CDS encoding carbon-nitrogen hydrolase family protein translates to MRTPLRIAVAQPLTRSHDVAGNAGRHADAVRAAAARVVVFPEMSLTGYELDAAPLDPDDPRLAPLRAACAETGTLALAGAPVPGPHIGVLAVDAEGVRVAYRKMCLGGAEPRHMRPGREPAVLDVDGWRLGLAVCKDTGTPEHAAATVALGADAYLAGVLESADDAAVPEERARRVAAAHGVWVVTASFAGSTGGGYARAAGGSGIWSPAGEPVVRAGADVGAVVTATLH
- a CDS encoding phosphotransferase; translated protein: MAPSEGAGPESATPLASGRTADVWLLPGGRVLRRYRDGGDVRAEAEVMRYLHRAGFPVPRVHQAEGADLVLDRVTGPTLVEALQAGTVSAPAAAHTLADLHARLHSLPALRSADPAVRLLHLDLHPYNVLLTAAGPVVIDWTDSAEGPPALDRTTTALILAEVAVAPDHPLAAAAGELLSAYVAASGPLDQLAEAVRHRAAGRAPDPERLPEAAALVTETIRAVAPTAAQPSSAPPRSRS
- a CDS encoding serine/threonine-protein kinase, which translates into the protein MSPFTPALRLHDRYVLRERIGLGGMSEVWRADDEVLHRPVAVKALAGQLAADPQLRAVIQREARAAARLTHPHVTQVYDYGEATLDSGVVVPYLVMELVEGQTLADRLAGGPLAWPDAVRTAGQVAGALAAAHRIGVVHRDIKPANVMLTETGAKVLDFGIAAPAGPHPVTGQTGALLMGTPAYFAPERLDPGPANPAGDVYALGVLLYRSLTGRAPLPVHSWDDVLDVRRNRPPVPPPRVPGLPPEVADLVLACLDVDPARRPAAARLADRLGAGRPVDPPTAILPTVAPVAHPPTLVERSPAAASRPVGRPVAPSRPAVSSNRLFGLLVAGAVVLLLAVVGSLLWSDGSGTPPAAAPTAGPSTGAAEPPAPKPSSAAPTSAAPEPVTLRQLGDRFGELLDRAESIGLIDRKTADDLRKKAGELDRGKPKDRDKRVEDLREKIEDAAEDDKIDPVTAAALRKLIDGYERLRGGADEG
- a CDS encoding SAM-dependent methyltransferase, which produces MSSDAPGTAPDSGPLAGRIDTTVAHPARRYNYWLGGKDNFQADRDSGDAMAERFPTIRISALENRRFLRRAVRHLAGEAGIRQFLDIGTGIPTADNTHEVAQATDPRARVVYVDNDPIVLAHARALLTSSAEGATAYLDADLRDPERILAHPELHRTLDLSQPVALMLLAVLHFVPDGEDPYALVGRLLDALPAGSYLAASHATHDYLPAEVAAEAKAAARGGGPHGVINLRSREEIVRFFDDLELVEPGVCSVAEWRADGEPEPRPSVVDVSMYGGVARKP
- a CDS encoding helix-turn-helix transcriptional regulator; amino-acid sequence: MATVPVEGGPTSGPTVLRMLLGGQLRRLRESAGVSRETAGWEIRSSESKISRMELGRVGFKERDVADLLTLYGVTAPQDRDALLKLARDANSPGWWHRYGDVLPAWFQSYLGLEAAAALIRTYEVQFVPGLLQTAAYAREVILLGHRGASAAELDRRVELRMQRKELLRRANPPQLWAVLDEAVLRRPIGGAAVMREQMDALIEATSGPHVRLQIVPFAAGGHAAASGAFSILRFGDADLPDIVYIEQLTSAIYLDKRDDLDFYAEAMERLCVEAAPPERTPEMLARLRDELYPA
- a CDS encoding DUF397 domain-containing protein, whose translation is MQQPPNGVPATELPPMRWLKSSRSNPSGNCVELAELPGGGGIAVRNSRHPEGPALIYTVDEIAAFVLGARDGDFDHLIPPSRTRD
- a CDS encoding GGDEF domain-containing protein, giving the protein MADPMTIASGISAAGAIVSAWQLRRRALRAEAEIDLLQAELAAERHAASHDPLTGLPNRRAFFRLAAALLTDPAGQPLVAVVLDLDNFKQVNDRYGHAAGDQVLVCVAQRLAAFAGPNLVARLGGDEFAGLLASPTPDRRWIEHATRRLCEALAAPIPLGARSIQVTASVGLAPVHCPTQLTDALCRADAAMYEAKTLGAARPARQLVAEC
- a CDS encoding type II toxin-antitoxin system PemK/MazF family toxin — its product is MAGLLKNVASRLGRITRGVPAPARPGGPIPAQVARRRQVSALQRRELSYAPEPDGQADPGEIVWTWVPYEDDPRQGKDRPVLVVGRNSRTLFGLMLSSQSDRDGQRHWLALGPGEWDRDNRPSWVRLDRVLTMREDSIRREGAVLDRPRFDRVGQALRAGYGWR
- a CDS encoding DUF4291 domain-containing protein → MTVPRHQIRATFTDTSVTVYQAYPPEIADAALRAGRFVPPFKRERMTWIKPSFRWMMYRCGWALKPGQERVLAVDISRAGFECALRHACLSSYDPRLHPDREAWRQRLRVSPVRVQWDPERSLRLAPLSYRSLQVGLTGDAVRRYVDEWTVGLTDVTGLARSVHGRLTDGDEAGATALLPVERPYPLLAEVARIVDAA
- a CDS encoding NUDIX domain-containing protein, whose amino-acid sequence is MQLPDDLPLFERSAVRLVVLDTTDRLLLFHTRDPDHPDLGVWWELPGGGLDPGETYREAAVRELREETGIAIGPGEVGAPTWRRRASFRHRQRRHLQDEVIVAVRLPGPGLDVDEALRLDYEVEDYFGFRWWPLAEVLTERPRCYPGRLPELLPAFLAGEEIDEPFELWS